A genomic segment from Desulfonatronum thioautotrophicum encodes:
- a CDS encoding helix-turn-helix domain-containing protein: MVEKRVINAQRQRSIQGSFAFIQHRFLRDGFWQKLTTQELILYFFLILVADGRGLSYYSYDKVCAITGLSLDEYIQARDGLIDKDLLAFDGRIFQVLSLPGKPVKCESGRVPNQEELYARNLVGARRIRQAVQSR, encoded by the coding sequence ATGGTGGAAAAGAGAGTGATCAATGCGCAGCGTCAGCGGAGCATTCAAGGTAGCTTTGCCTTCATCCAGCACCGTTTCTTGCGCGACGGGTTTTGGCAAAAGCTAACCACGCAGGAGCTGATTCTGTATTTTTTCCTGATCCTCGTCGCGGATGGCAGAGGCCTGTCGTACTACAGCTACGACAAAGTCTGCGCCATCACCGGGCTGAGCCTGGATGAGTACATTCAGGCCAGGGACGGGCTGATCGACAAGGACCTGCTGGCCTTTGACGGGCGCATATTCCAGGTCCTGTCCCTGCCGGGGAAGCCCGTTAAATGCGAGTCAGGTCGTGTGCCCAATCAGGAAGAACTGTACGCGAGGAACTTGGTCGGAGCCCGTCGAATCCGGCAGGCGGTCCAGAGCAGATGA
- a CDS encoding tyrosine-type recombinase/integrase: MPLTVKKIDALKSKVKSYLEIDGGGLYLVVYPTGKKVWRFRYQFNGKRNQISLGAYPDLSLAEAREKAAEKRTLLADKKDPARERLKSGATFEEVARFWHERVKNSWTPEHAELTWLRIEQNLLPYIGRLLINDIKPIDMLETIRKIEERGAIDTAHRVRGIASNIFVFSIAEGRDHTDPAAIIRKALQPIRSRNFAALTKPDQVGALMRDIDEYQGSLTVCCALLFSALTFARPGEIRHAEWSEIDTESAMWTIPKEKTKKRREHLVPLSRQTLAVLDTLRPETGTGKYLFPSERGRSRCISENTVRTAIRTIGYSKEQMTAHGFRSTASTLLNESGLWDKQTIELQLAHVRQDKVEGAYNRSERLDDRRKMVQWYSDYLDKLRGE, encoded by the coding sequence ATGCCCTTGACTGTAAAGAAGATCGATGCCTTGAAATCCAAGGTAAAATCCTATCTGGAAATTGACGGAGGTGGCCTGTACCTGGTTGTCTATCCAACAGGTAAAAAGGTCTGGCGTTTCAGATACCAATTCAACGGGAAGAGAAATCAAATCTCCCTTGGAGCGTACCCTGACCTCTCCCTTGCTGAAGCAAGAGAGAAAGCCGCTGAAAAACGAACGCTTCTGGCTGACAAAAAAGACCCAGCCAGGGAACGGTTAAAAAGTGGTGCAACTTTTGAAGAGGTAGCCAGATTTTGGCATGAGAGAGTTAAAAACAGTTGGACTCCGGAACATGCAGAGTTGACCTGGCTTCGCATCGAGCAAAATTTACTTCCTTATATAGGTAGATTGCTGATCAACGACATCAAGCCGATAGACATGCTCGAGACGATCAGAAAAATTGAAGAACGTGGTGCAATTGATACAGCTCACCGAGTTCGTGGAATCGCCTCCAACATATTCGTCTTCAGCATTGCCGAGGGCCGTGATCACACCGACCCAGCAGCCATCATTAGGAAAGCTTTGCAGCCGATCCGATCCCGAAACTTTGCGGCATTGACCAAGCCAGACCAAGTGGGTGCTTTGATGCGCGACATAGATGAATATCAAGGCAGCCTAACCGTTTGTTGTGCCCTACTTTTTTCTGCGCTCACATTTGCAAGGCCTGGAGAGATCCGCCACGCCGAGTGGTCAGAAATTGATACTGAGTCGGCCATGTGGACGATCCCAAAGGAAAAAACCAAGAAACGGCGTGAACACCTTGTTCCACTGAGCCGGCAAACACTTGCTGTCCTTGATACTCTTCGCCCAGAGACAGGCACGGGGAAATACCTCTTTCCTTCTGAAAGAGGCCGATCAAGGTGCATCAGCGAGAATACCGTAAGAACTGCCATAAGAACGATTGGTTACAGCAAAGAACAGATGACGGCTCACGGATTTAGGTCCACAGCATCGACCTTGCTAAATGAGTCCGGCTTATGGGACAAGCAGACAATCGAGTTGCAATTGGCCCATGTCAGACAAGACAAGGTGGAAGGCGCCTATAACAGGTCGGAAAGACTCGATGATCGCCGAAAAATGGTACAGTGGTATTCTGACTACTTGGATAAGCTTCGCGGTGAATAA
- the istA gene encoding IS21 family transposase: MSRITEEQRTLVRRVFQETGSIRATVKQTGVSRNAVRRVLKRSSSPAHDVKQVSFKAGKLTPFKSKIEYLAREKDLSGVRILEEIQELGYKGGYSILKEYLRKVRPKARKRPTAPIDHPPGHEGQMDWSEHKVVIGGRIQSVQTGSIVLCFSRWMFNRIFLDQTIESVIALHEQAFQELRAVPEIMTYDNMTTVGRHVGPGKVWINPIFERFAKEYGFRIVILQPGKKERHGMVERPFHYIENNFLKGREFRDLEDLNQRLDHWRANKANVRIHGTLREKPMARLERERSFLKPLSRNLSDQVYKEVERLVHADFCIAVDRNRYSTDPSLIGEHVQVRLYKEHLEIWLHNQMHCRHVYATGQDQRQILPEHQQRYKSMSGQKHLLEQAFLRLGETARVYYQGLLNEKKGAAGYHMQRILKLADRHGQEVVLGAINHAAKYGAYDAQTVLRVIQGKNLRRGQTTAMPENIRQWLKAQAVQQHDLGRYDKLIQGQEVQDGSNPA, from the coding sequence ATGAGTCGCATTACAGAAGAACAAAGAACCCTGGTGCGCCGCGTCTTTCAGGAAACGGGCTCCATCCGGGCCACGGTAAAACAGACCGGGGTCAGCCGCAATGCCGTGCGGCGCGTGCTCAAGAGAAGCAGCTCGCCGGCACACGACGTCAAACAGGTCTCGTTCAAGGCAGGCAAGCTGACCCCTTTCAAAAGTAAGATCGAGTATCTGGCCCGGGAGAAAGATCTCTCTGGGGTCCGCATCCTGGAAGAGATTCAGGAACTCGGCTACAAAGGCGGATACTCCATCCTCAAGGAATATCTGCGCAAGGTCCGGCCCAAGGCCCGCAAAAGACCCACAGCGCCCATCGACCATCCGCCAGGACATGAGGGTCAGATGGACTGGAGTGAGCACAAGGTCGTTATCGGCGGTCGTATCCAGAGCGTACAGACAGGCTCCATCGTTTTGTGCTTCAGCCGCTGGATGTTCAACCGCATCTTTCTGGACCAGACCATCGAGAGCGTCATCGCCCTGCATGAGCAGGCTTTTCAGGAACTGCGGGCTGTGCCTGAAATCATGACCTACGACAACATGACCACGGTGGGCAGACATGTCGGGCCGGGCAAGGTCTGGATCAACCCGATCTTCGAACGCTTTGCCAAGGAGTACGGGTTCAGGATCGTCATCCTGCAACCGGGCAAAAAAGAGCGCCACGGCATGGTGGAACGTCCCTTCCACTACATCGAGAACAACTTCCTCAAAGGCAGGGAGTTCAGGGATTTGGAAGACCTCAACCAGCGCCTGGATCACTGGAGAGCGAACAAAGCCAACGTCCGCATCCACGGCACGCTCAGGGAAAAACCCATGGCCCGCTTGGAGCGGGAACGGTCGTTTCTCAAGCCCCTGTCCCGCAACCTATCCGACCAAGTCTACAAAGAAGTCGAGCGACTGGTCCACGCCGATTTCTGCATCGCAGTGGACCGCAACCGCTACAGCACGGACCCAAGCCTCATCGGCGAGCATGTCCAGGTCCGCCTCTACAAGGAGCATCTGGAAATCTGGCTGCACAATCAGATGCATTGCCGGCATGTCTATGCAACGGGCCAGGACCAAAGACAGATCCTGCCCGAGCATCAGCAGCGCTACAAGAGCATGTCCGGGCAGAAGCATCTCCTGGAGCAGGCTTTCCTGCGCCTGGGAGAAACGGCCAGGGTGTACTATCAGGGCTTGCTCAACGAAAAAAAGGGAGCTGCTGGCTATCACATGCAACGCATCCTCAAGCTCGCCGACCGCCACGGCCAAGAGGTCGTACTCGGCGCCATCAACCATGCCGCCAAGTACGGCGCCTACGACGCCCAAACCGTGTTACGCGTCATCCAAGGTAAAAATCTGCGCCGTGGTCAAACCACGGCCATGCCCGAAAACATCCGCCAGTGGCTCAAAGCCCAGGCCGTACAACAGCATGACCTGGGGCGTTACGACAAACTGATTCAAGGTCAGGAGGTACAGGATGGATCAAATCCTGCTTGA
- a CDS encoding ParB/RepB/Spo0J family partition protein yields MKSFSLSLDQIDMRLLPLRRSPQVAIGRMADALRKQGQLTPVIVADTVLVDGFKRCAAAQILKHDRLEAMAIDADQVRAKAMTLLLNPGRSRSLIQEALLVKELVEVDGLSQTEVASILDRHKSWVSRRLMFVNSLGPEIIKDIQLELLPPGSGVHLARLHTCNQPDFSAAIQGHRLNVGEVRTLVDLWSKAKDQELRKYLLHDPRQALAVHREQQDVQKVVNRLWKIFASLEKKLVHQDHCRSALELVKNSMQILNTTLEET; encoded by the coding sequence ATGAAAAGCTTTTCCCTGTCTCTGGACCAGATAGACATGCGCCTGCTTCCCTTGCGCAGGTCGCCTCAGGTCGCAATTGGGCGCATGGCCGACGCCCTCAGGAAGCAAGGGCAACTGACTCCGGTCATTGTCGCGGACACGGTGCTGGTGGACGGCTTCAAGCGATGTGCCGCAGCTCAGATTCTGAAACATGACCGCCTCGAGGCCATGGCCATTGATGCGGACCAGGTGCGGGCCAAGGCCATGACCTTGCTTTTGAATCCTGGAAGATCCCGGAGCCTGATCCAGGAGGCCCTGCTGGTCAAGGAACTGGTGGAGGTGGACGGGTTGAGCCAGACCGAGGTTGCCTCAATCCTGGACAGACACAAGAGCTGGGTCAGTCGACGGCTCATGTTCGTCAATTCATTGGGACCGGAGATCATCAAGGACATCCAGCTGGAACTGCTCCCGCCAGGGTCCGGTGTGCACCTGGCGCGGTTGCACACCTGCAACCAGCCGGACTTCTCCGCGGCCATTCAGGGCCATCGGCTCAACGTCGGCGAGGTTCGAACTCTGGTCGATCTATGGTCCAAGGCCAAAGACCAGGAACTCAGGAAATACCTGCTCCACGATCCCAGGCAGGCCCTTGCGGTGCATCGGGAGCAGCAGGACGTGCAAAAAGTCGTGAACCGGCTTTGGAAGATATTTGCATCCCTGGAAAAAAAGCTTGTTCACCAGGACCACTGCCGATCCGCCCTGGAACTGGTCAAAAATTCCATGCAAATCCTCAATACGACACTGGAGGAAACATGA
- a CDS encoding ADP-ribosylglycohydrolase family protein codes for MPQAIRAFYDSTDFEDAISTAVSLGGGCDTLTCITGGIA; via the coding sequence GTGCCCCAGGCGATTCGGGCATTCTACGATTCAACGGATTTCGAGGATGCCATCAGCACCGCTGTTTCTCTGGGCGGGGGCTGCGATACATTGACCTGCATCACCGGAGGGATTGCCTAG
- the istB gene encoding IS21-like element helper ATPase IstB yields MDQILLEKVQKDLKNLLLKDMAQSLETSLHHAVKERQGHLEFISHLLDAQITGRRQRAVQRRIDKACFPRHMTFENFDWNFQPGLNVEHLKNLRQLAFVRHKSPLLILGASGCGKTHIATALGIKTCELGLKAKFFRLQEILAQLYASLADDSTDELLVGLSKLDLLILDDVNFIRTKHEYPSLLLDLVNACQDRVCLVVTSYLNIEEWGAALGNPSVVNAVVDRLFHRAEILHIHPAISYRTQGPHAPKIPAKTE; encoded by the coding sequence ATGGATCAAATCCTGCTTGAAAAAGTCCAAAAGGATCTAAAAAACCTCCTGCTCAAGGATATGGCTCAATCCCTGGAGACCAGCCTGCACCACGCCGTGAAGGAAAGGCAAGGCCATTTGGAGTTCATCAGCCACCTGCTGGACGCTCAGATCACCGGAAGACGGCAACGTGCCGTGCAACGCCGCATCGATAAGGCCTGCTTTCCCAGGCATATGACCTTTGAAAACTTCGACTGGAACTTCCAACCCGGGCTCAATGTAGAGCACCTCAAAAACTTGCGGCAGCTCGCCTTTGTGCGCCACAAAAGCCCCTTACTGATCCTCGGTGCTTCCGGGTGCGGCAAAACCCATATTGCTACAGCACTCGGCATAAAGACCTGTGAACTCGGCCTCAAGGCCAAGTTCTTCAGATTGCAGGAAATCCTGGCCCAACTTTATGCCAGCCTAGCCGACGACTCCACCGACGAACTCCTGGTCGGATTGTCCAAGCTGGACCTTCTGATCCTCGACGACGTCAACTTTATCCGCACCAAGCACGAATACCCGAGCCTGCTCCTGGACTTGGTCAACGCATGCCAGGACAGGGTCTGCCTGGTTGTGACCTCTTACCTCAACATCGAAGAATGGGGCGCGGCTTTGGGCAACCCCTCCGTGGTTAACGCCGTGGTCGACAGGCTTTTCCACCGCGCCGAAATCCTGCACATCCACCCAGCTATAAGCTACCGAACTCAAGGCCCGCACGCCCCCAAGATTCCAGCCAAGACCGAATAA
- a CDS encoding Hpt domain-containing protein produces the protein MCLGSPPQRLLELQMAVDVSAARLTAHTINGMAANIGADTLRGLAMEMEDAERDGNLEAVGGRMDELNVFYKQLRTGMVFTFPG, from the coding sequence TTGTGCCTGGGAAGCCCGCCCCAGCGACTTCTGGAACTGCAGATGGCCGTGGACGTCTCGGCAGCCCGTCTGACAGCTCACACCATCAATGGCATGGCCGCCAATATCGGCGCGGATACCCTGCGGGGCCTAGCCATGGAAATGGAAGACGCGGAGCGGGATGGAAATCTGGAGGCTGTTGGGGGAAGGATGGATGAGTTGAATGTGTTTTACAAGCAGCTGCGAACGGGTATGGTATTTACATTTCCAGGGTGA